The Deltaproteobacteria bacterium CG11_big_fil_rev_8_21_14_0_20_49_13 genomic sequence ATTTCGTAACTTGTAACTTGTAACTTGTAACTTGTAAAAACATAACAATTTCAACATGTTCTCAGGGCGTTGCCTTTGCCAGTCACGAGTCACGAGTTACAAGTTACGGAGTTTTCGGGGTCAAAATCCCCCACCCACAACCCAATAATTCCCATGTGTTAAAGTCCCCCGGGCGCCCTGAAATTGTACCATTTGCGGACTAAAAAGACGATGAAAAAGACTAAGATCAGGATCAAGCCTCAAACTTATTGCCCATTCCGCGACATTTGAGATAAGCGGGTGACTGGCTGTCCATTCACCCGCTTATCTCAAATGACAACTTCATTTAAAGGTTACACAAGCGTTTTTCAGGAGGGGGTAAGGTGTGAGAGCGACGTCGCGGAGGGCACGGCATCGGCAGCCATTCCATAAACGCCGTGCCCGAGCGCCGAGGTGCCAGCTTCGCGGCATGTGAGCGAAGCTGGACACCGGTCGCTCGANNNNNNNNNNNNNNNNNNNNNNNNNNAATTGTAATATCTGATGTAAATATGTCCATCTATCTGGCTGTTCTGATTATGACTATGACAGCTTATGGAATGCTAAGGACCGGTCTAGGTCTTGATCCTCATCTTAATCTATGTTCCTAAAATCCCCGCTTCAGCAATTCTATCACTCCTCCCAACTCTTTGACCGACTGAATTCCGTAATGTTCCATCTGCTCGACTACCATCGTTATCGCCCAGAAAATGGCGAGAACGCCTAAATATCCCTTAACATTGAAACCCAGCTCCCACACATTGATCTGCGGCGCTATCCTGTTGGCAACGCCCAATATTATGTCCGCAATGAGAATGGCGATTATGACGGGCGCCGCTATCTGAACGGCCAGGACGAATATCTTGGCCGTTAGGACCATAAAAAAATCCATAAGCGGCATGAGCCCTGTTCCAACGGCCGGAAAATCAAAGACCGGAAGGATCTGATAGCTCTCATATACCGCGTTTAAGAACAGCAGATGTCCTCCTATCGTTAGATAGGTAACGACCGCCAGCTGAAAGAGCATGGTGCCGAAAATGGAGCTCTGGGTGCCAAGCTCGGGTATCAAGATGCGGGCGATGGACATTCCGCGCTGTGCGTCTATCATCTGGCCCGCCGCCTCGAACCCGTAAAATATAAGTCCTGCGGCAAACCCTATGACAAGCCCGAAGAAGGCCTCTTTTAAATAGAGCATCGAAAGAAGTATCATGTCCTCCGTAACGGGAGGCGGGACCGCCGGGAGAAGATATTTGTAGGCGAACGCCGCGAGCACCATAGAAGCGCCGATACGGACCGTCTTGGGAACGGGCTTTCCGAAGAGAAAAGGGACCACGGTCATGATGGCAAGAAGTCTTACCCAGATGAGGGAGGCGAATATCAGCGGAAAGCTGAAATTAGCGTTAATACCCAATCTTCCCATCAACTCTTCCATAGGCTATTTTATGTAGTTGGCAAAGGTGTCGAATATCTGGGCGGTGAAATTAATGATCTGGACCACCATCCACGGACCCGCCACCGCCAGGGTCACGATAACGGCAACGAGCTTGGGAACGAAGGTAAGGGTCTGCTCCTGTATCTGGGTCGTCGCCTGAAGGATAGAGATAACAAGACCCACAAGCATGGCGATAAGGACCGGGGGGCCGGTTAAAATGAGCGTTAAGAACAACGCCTGTTTTGTGAGAGCTACGAAATATTCCATATATCAAACATATCCCATTATCAAACCTTTAGTTATCAAATGCCATCCGTCCACAAGCACGAACAAAAGCAGCTTAAAAGGAAGCGACAGCGTAATGGGCGATATCTGGAACATGCCAAGCGATAGAAGTATGTTGGCGATGACAACGTCGATTATAAGGAACGGCAGGAATATGACGAAACCGATCTGGAACGCCCGCGTAAGTTCGCTTATGCAAAAGGCGGGGATGAGATTGACAAAGTCCTCATCGGTTATCTTTGCCCTGTCATCTTCGTTCTTTACGAGCTTTAGCGCCAGATTGTAAAAGAGCGACCTTTCCTGCGGATGGACGTGCTTGAGCAGGAAATTTCTGACAGGCTCCTTGCCCTTTTCGCCGGCATCAACAAGGAGCGCCACCGACGTCTGCGACAGCAGCGGCTGGTTGGTCCCCTGATTTATCACCGAACCTGCGGCACGGTAGACCTCGTACCCGACCGGCATCATGACGTAAATAGTGAGTATAAGCGAAAGTCCGGTTACTACGATATTTGGCGGCACCTGCTGGGTCCCCATTGCGTTCCTGACGAGCGAAAGGACGACGGCGATCTTGACAAAAGAGGTCGACATCATCACAACGAAAGGGACCATCGAAAGGCCGGCCAGAACGACGAGCATTACAAGAGGCCTTGAAACCCCCATCGATTGCATTGCGCGCCCCTCGGCGGCCATTGCCGGAAGGCTCATTAACACGCCGGCGGCGGCCGAAAGCAGAGCTATTGCCAAGAACTTCCTTTTATGGCTTCTCTTCATAGTTAACTTCGTCTATTCGGTTAATGGAATGGTCCGTGACCCCCAATAATATACACTTTTCCTTTATCTTTACCAAGAACAAATGTTGTTTGGGACCCAGGGAAACGCGGTTAAGTATCTTGATAGGGCCTTCTGCCGACAGCTTCTTCGTAAAAGAGAGCCTTGGAACTGCATACTTAAGAATGATAACGGCAAGTGTGCACGCAACTACGAGCGCCGCTATCATTTTAATGAACAAGAAGGTGAAATCCACCGCGCTGGAGTGGGTGGCGGGTTCGGTCGCGATGGCTGCGATCTCTAATAGGAATAAGAACATATTTCACATGAACGTCCATCCTTCGACAGGCTTAAGGATGAGCGGGTTTCTATCTCACCATTTTAACTATCCTAACGCCAAGCTTACCATCGATATCAACAAGTTCCCCCTTGGCGACCAGCTTTCCTCCGGCGACAAGGTCTATCATTTCGTTGGCGGGACGCGCTAGATCGATCACGCTCCCCATCTTAAAGGAAACGAGCTCCTTTACAGATACCGTCCTTTTCCCCATGACCGCCACGATCTGAACAGGAACGTCGCCGGTCATCTTCACCGCCTCTTCGTTGACGGATTCCGGAGCCTCTTCCTCCTCCATGAGGATCTCTTCCTCTACGGCCTCGGCGGCCTCTTCTTCAAGTACCTCTTCTGCTTCATCTTCCGCCAGAACATCTTCCTCTTCCAAGAATTCTTTTTCTTTCTTAACCATGTTATCCTCCTGCCACCGTACATTTTATAGTTTTACCTTCCGGTTGTATGTTCGCGGTAAGACTCGCCTCTTCGCCCCTGCCAGCTTTCAGCTCAACACTACCGCAGGGCTTTCCTTCTTTAAGCATCAACCCCGACTCATCGAACAAAAGGACATCGCCCGACTCAAGTGTAATAAGATCGCTCGAAGATACCGTCACCCGTCCGGCATCGGCCCAGAGGGTCGTCTTTATATATCCATACCTTTCAGATCGGTCGGAAAAATGCCCACCTTCCGCATTGCTCCTTTTGCCAAGTCCAAGCGACTGGGCCTTTCTTATGAAATCGCCGGTAAAGATGACCTTTATAAAACCAGAAAGGTCTCCTATGCCGACCTTAAAGGCGAGGCTTATCGCCGCATCTTTTAAATTGCCGGCGTTTTCAAGGTCCTTCATGCCGAACGCGAACTTTTCAAATCTGAAGTGAAGCCTGGCCCCTGAACCGGATGATTTCCATATTTCGGAGAGTATCTGCATGACAAAATACTGAAGCACGCCCTGCTCCGTCTCGGAAAGGGGCCTGTTCTCGGGGGCGAACTCACCCGTACCGCCAAGAAGTTTATCGATGAGCAGAAAGGCAAGATTGTTGTCTATTTGCGCGGCGAGCCTGATATTTATGGGTTCAACTTTCATCACAGAAATGATGACCGTTTCCGGAAGCGAGCCAAGAAAAGACGAGAAGGTCAACGATTCGACGTTGTCGAGATAGAAAAAGGACCTTTCGCCCAGATGTTTCATGAGCATCTTTCTTATTCGGACCGTTACGGGATCGCCGGACGAAGACTCCGGTGAAAGGTCGAAAAGAAGAGAGGTCAGGCGTACCTCCTCGGATGACATCTTCTTGATGCATGAAAGATTGAAAGGTTTGACGGGCATCTGTTTAATCGGTTAAGCCGGTTTGGCTGGTTAAACTATTTTTATATCGCTCACCAGGACGCCTTTTTCCTCAAGGGCCTTCTTTATCTTTGAGGCCTCGGCGGTGAAAAGGTCCTTTACCTTCTTGTCGG encodes the following:
- the fliO gene encoding flagellar biosynthetic protein FliO produces the protein MFLFLLEIAAIATEPATHSSAVDFTFLFIKMIAALVVACTLAVIILKYAVPRLSFTKKLSAEGPIKILNRVSLGPKQHLFLVKIKEKCILLGVTDHSINRIDEVNYEEKP
- the fliQ gene encoding flagellar biosynthetic protein FliQ: MEYFVALTKQALFLTLILTGPPVLIAMLVGLVISILQATTQIQEQTLTFVPKLVAVIVTLAVAGPWMVVQIINFTAQIFDTFANYIK
- a CDS encoding EscR/YscR/HrcR family type III secretion system export apparatus protein encodes the protein MKRSHKRKFLAIALLSAAAGVLMSLPAMAAEGRAMQSMGVSRPLVMLVVLAGLSMVPFVVMMSTSFVKIAVVLSLVRNAMGTQQVPPNIVVTGLSLILTIYVMMPVGYEVYRAAGSVINQGTNQPLLSQTSVALLVDAGEKGKEPVRNFLLKHVHPQERSLFYNLALKLVKNEDDRAKITDEDFVNLIPAFCISELTRAFQIGFVIFLPFLIIDVVIANILLSLGMFQISPITLSLPFKLLLFVLVDGWHLITKGLIMGYV